The genomic segment TCTTCAACGAGCTCGTTGCCTTCTTGAGTCATGATGTCGATGCGGGTGATGCCAACGTCTGGGCAGTACAAGGTCGTGACTCGGCTCTGAGCCTCGGCGCCGCCGGCCTCCTCTTGAGTTTCCAAGCAACCCTTGAAGCTCCCCGCGGCGGTCTCGATTGCGACGTCCATCTGGGTGATGCGCACACGACCGTTCTTTCCCGCAAACTCGGCGCCCACCTTTAGAGGCGCCTTCAGCACCCAGCCCCCGCCAATGTCCCTCACCCCCTCTCGGGCGAGCTCGAGATGAGTGACCCGGCTGCCAATCTTGAGGTCCACGCGCTCATCTCGCACGTGGCTCACTTGGATCCAGAGGCTGCCAATCCGCTGGCCGTCACTGTACGTGTCGTAAGTGTAGACGAAGTCGTTGGGTAACGGGAGGTAGCGAGCAACCTCCGTGTCGGCAACTTCGGCCTTTGGTGGCACTGGTGGAGCAGGCTCAGCGCCACCACACCCCGCCAGCACCAATCCTAGGAGCAACGTTCCAGTCGCTTCGACGAGCCCGGGCGCGAATTGCCGCGCGGATAAGCGTCTGGAGCTGGACTCCTGGCGATCGCTGGCAATTGCGATTGTTCGCGCCTCCCGGGCGCGAATTGCTGACCGGGGCTCAGTGGGCGTGGGCACCGTGGCGCGCATACGCGTACCAGACTAGCGCACCGAGCAGCAGCAAGGTGGCGAGAAGCAGGTATTTCAACAGCGGATCCGGCTCGATCCGACGCCTGAGCTCCCTCGCTGCGCTGCGCACCTCGGGCGACTTGCCGTGTTCAATCAGGTTGGGGGCGAGCTCGCGTACCTGATGATAGTTGCCTAGTTCAAACGCCTCGATCAGGCGCTCGAGCTCCGGATCTTCCGGGAAGTCCAAAAGAAAGCGGGGCCGTTCACGCCCGCCAGCGTCCAGCTCTGCACGCCTCAGCCCTTGTTTGGCTGCAGCGCGCTTGCGCTTCTTGCGGCGCCGCTTCGGCGTATCGCCATCGACCTCGGGTGCCTCCATGGTCTCGTCCGAGGCGTCGCTCATGCTGCGGAACCTACATCGAGCCAGGCACTCAGTCGATGGAATCGACCCGCTGCAGGCCCTTGCGACTCACGACGACTCGCAGGCGGTGCCACGGGGTGGATTGATCGGCATAGCGCAGGCGGTACACCACCGCGATGTTGTAGACCCTGGGCGCCTTGTAGGAGCGGATGCTCTCGGTTTCGCGATCGGCCACCACCACGGTCTGCTTCGGGTCATCGGTGTGGGTCAGCCAGCGGTGCAGGTCCAAGCGGAAGATCTCGGCCAACCCATCGAAGTCCGGGCCCAGCGCGGCGAGGTGCTCATTGTCGAGCACGAACGACTTCTTGTGGCAGAGCACCGTCTCTGGCCGTGCGACCTCTTCGATGGCGTGCACCCGGGTGCGGCGACGCGCGGCGAGCACGTCTGGCTGCACACTCTGGAAAGGCACGAACCCTGAGTGCTCGTCTACGATCGCGATACGCTTCCCAGCGCGGTCGGTGATGTCCCAACGTCGATCCGGGAAGTGCCGTGCGACCACGTTGCTGAAGGTCTCCTGCAGGATCGCCTTCAGGCGATCCTTCACGGCGTACGCAATCACGGCAGCGAAGAGCCACGGCACCATCTGTTCGTTTGGCGCGACGCCGTTCCACAGCGCCGCGGCCACCGCGAAGGACATCGCGGCTCCTGCAGCAATCGCGTACAGCGCGTGACGGATCCAGCGGCCTGGTTCGCGAACCCGCGTCTGAAGCCACAGCACGCTGGAGGTGAAGCGTTTCAGCACATGGCGCTGGAACTCGAAGTGTTCGACCCGTTCCGGTCGCAGTGGCCCCGAGAGCTCCAAGTCGAGGCTGCAGTTTTGTCGAGCTTCGACCGCATCCAGGGCGCAACGGGTCAGTGCATCGACCAGCTCCTTCGGGCCGCCGCTGGTCTTCAGCTTCCGCGCGACGCGCCCGAAGAAGGCCTCGAACATCAGCGAGATTTCGGCCTTCACCCAGTCTGCTGCGGTGAGCGTCGTTTCGTCCATGTCGGCGCGAGCGCTGAGCTCCGTGTCGATGGCGCTTCGGAGTCCAGTTAGCACCTGCGGGCCGGTCTTGATTGCCCCGCGGATTTGCAAGTCGAGGCTGCGGGTCAAGCTCAGCGCCTTGCCCTTGCCAGGCTTCCTGACGATACCTGAGGCGTCGCGCCCGCGCGCCTGGCGTCTTGCTTCGGCTTCCACGCAACCCGATAGTTCACTCACGATGTGGCGCTCGGCGTTGGCCAGAGCGTCACGCAGGAGGCAGGAGATCAAGCGCAGGCCGTCCAGCGCCTCGGTGCGATCGCCCCTGAGCGCCTGGATGAGTCGGGTCAAGGGCTCCTGTAGTAGGTCGCGAAGTGGTTCCTCTCGGGGCGCCAGGCGCACGTAGCTCTTCAAGTCCGCGTAGATGTCGTCTTGACGGTACGTCTGACTATCCAAGCGGAAACTATCCGGCACGAAGAAGTACACCTCCCACTCGAAGCGCTCGAACAGCTTGAAGCGGTCCAGCAGGTTCCGCGCGCGGTACACCAGTGAGCACTGCAAATGGGTGCGGTCGTGGATGCTCCAGCGAACGCCCTGGTCCCGGCCGGGCGCTGTGGACTGCAGCGGAGGCGGTCTTAGGGACCACGGAGCGGCCGGGTCTAGGGAGTCCCGTCCGTGCTCTGGATCGTCGCGCAGCTCGGAGTCCAGCGCCGGCTCGAGTGGTCCAGACCGACCTGGGGACGCTTTCGAAGCCGCCGCCCGAGACCCGGGGCGCGACAGATAGAACATCCTGTTACGATACCGTTACGTTTGCGTCGCGCAACTGCCATGAACGCAAGCATTGCGGTAACTGCCCCAAAGCGCGCCCACAGTGCTGCGGCTTGGGGTGAAACCCCGCAGAATCTGGGTGATCAGAACTGGAAGTAGACGAACGGCACTGCCTGGGCGCTGACCATTTCGCGCACCCACAGCAGGAGGGCGAGCAGGATCGCGCCTTGGGTGAACGCCGGCGCCCGCTTGAACGTCTCCCGCGCCCACACGAACAGGCGTTCCGGGACGTAATGGCTCAGCAAGCCGAGGCTCAGCACCGCCAGCACCTTCGCCGGCAAGTTCGGATGGAAATGGGTCAGCTGTCCCAGCTGGGAGAACATCAGCCAGGCCTTCTGAAAATTATCCGCGCGGAAAAAAATCCAGCACGCGCACACGAAATGGAAGGTCACCAGCACACCGATCAGTGTGCCCCACCAAGTGCGAGGCGGGCTCCAGCCCTTGCCCGGGAGGCGCTTCTTCGACTCCCCGTCCTCCCACACCCAGTAGGCGTGGCGCTCCCGAGCGGCGTTCACAAAGGCTTTCTGGACGGGTGATGAATGCCAGGCGCGATGGACTGCCAATGCGCCACCGTGCAACCCGCCCCACACGACGAATGTCCAAGCGGCCCCGTGCCACAGGCCACCGAGCAGCATCGTGAGCATCAGGTTGATGTACGTCCGGGCCTCGCCCTTACGATTGCCGCCCAGAGGGATGTACAGGTAGTCGCGCAACCACGTGGACAGGGAGATATGCCAGCGCCGCCAGAAATCTTGGATGTCCGGCGCCTTGTAGGGCGAGTCGAAGTTCAGGGGGAAGCGCACACCCAAGAGCAGCGCGGAGCCGATCGCCATGTCGGTGTACCCCGAGAAGTCGCAGTAGATTTGCACCGCATATCCCAGAACGCCTGCGTAGCACTCGAGGCTCGAGTAATGCATCGGTGCGTCGAACACGCGGTCTACCAAGTTGAGCGCTAGGTAGTCGCCGATGCAGACCTTCTTCACCAGACCGACGCCGATCAGGAACAAGCCCTCTGAGCCTTCGAGGGCGCTCCAGCGCGGCTGATTGGCGAGCTGCGGCAGCAAGTCGCGTGGGCGCACGATGGGTCCGGCGACCAGATGGGGGAAAAAGGCCACGAACGCGAGGTACTCGAGGTAGCTCTTCTGTGGCTTGATGTCCCCCCGGTACACGTCGATGACGTAGCTCATCGACTCGAAGGTGAAGAAGCTGATGCCGACGGGCAGTGCGATGCGCAGCGCGATGGGAGACGGGTGCATCCCCAGGGATTCGAGCAGCGCACGCGCTGTGTCGATCCCGAAGTTGAAGTACTTGAACACGCCAAGCACACCCAAGTTGACGGCCGCTGTGAGCACCAGCCACCGCTTCTTTTTCCCTGGATCTTGCTCCTTGTAGATGGCGTGGCCCAGCAGCCAGTCGATGGAGGAGGAGAAGAAGATGAGCGGCAAGAAGCGCCAGTCCCAGTGCGCGTAAAAGACGTAGCTCGCGAGCAGGATGAAGATCAGGCGGATCTTACGCGCGCGCACCAAGAGCAGGAGCAGCGCGAACCCGACAAGTGCGCCGACGATGCTTGGTACGGTGCCGTGCGGTAACGGAAGCTTCAGTGCCGTCAGGCCGAGGCCAAGCGGGTC from the Polyangiaceae bacterium genome contains:
- a CDS encoding MBOAT family protein → MVARRAQRGHRAVRLVLFNTLDYARFLAFVFVVSWVLARRRWALLLPWFLLAGYSLSLPATLTNGGITVVAGLLSLRLCHQKHTGETPPLPAALAAVALNFIALGWLSYRHAARDPLGLGLTALKLPLPHGTVPSIVGALVGFALLLLLVRARKIRLIFILLASYVFYAHWDWRFLPLIFFSSSIDWLLGHAIYKEQDPGKKKRWLVLTAAVNLGVLGVFKYFNFGIDTARALLESLGMHPSPIALRIALPVGISFFTFESMSYVIDVYRGDIKPQKSYLEYLAFVAFFPHLVAGPIVRPRDLLPQLANQPRWSALEGSEGLFLIGVGLVKKVCIGDYLALNLVDRVFDAPMHYSSLECYAGVLGYAVQIYCDFSGYTDMAIGSALLLGVRFPLNFDSPYKAPDIQDFWRRWHISLSTWLRDYLYIPLGGNRKGEARTYINLMLTMLLGGLWHGAAWTFVVWGGLHGGALAVHRAWHSSPVQKAFVNAARERHAYWVWEDGESKKRLPGKGWSPPRTWWGTLIGVLVTFHFVCACWIFFRADNFQKAWLMFSQLGQLTHFHPNLPAKVLAVLSLGLLSHYVPERLFVWARETFKRAPAFTQGAILLALLLWVREMVSAQAVPFVYFQF